taagtatagTTTTACGGGttgttcaaaaatatttatcaaatataaaactaattgaacaaaacataaaacatactttatgtTAGGCTCGGGCGTTCATGTACCCGTTGGGTACGGGTTGGGAATTTGAAATTtcgatttaaatttatattacatCCTATGTCTCATTCTGGTAAATTTATAAGTACGGATCAAGTTTAGATATAAAAAACTGGTTTTGCTTCTAATTTATACCACATCATAAAATCCATAAAGTAACcatatattgttttgattttggttatatgggttcggttcggatatatccgaagttaaatccaatttttttaagcaaaacataagaaataaacttatttaaatagaattgtatatttaaagtgctttttgaaaatttaaatacttactttttattataatttcactataaatataaaactgaatatttgaagtacatatttatgtttcacatatttatatttgtgattaatttggatttcatatattttttggttttctgaGATTGCCTGTTCGGGTTCGGCTAATAACACTTTAGGTTCGGATATATGACGTACCACCCTACAAAACATATTCTGGGATTTTTACATTTCGTACTGGATATGGATCGGGTTCTTTGGTTTAAGTTCGGTACATACTTtggtttacggattttatgctCAGACCTATTTTGAATAAAGAGAAAATGcaattatataaagtttttaccaaaaaattattcCGCGCTttagcgcgggtcaaaatctagttcttcTCATTAAAAAGATCCAACACTTAAATAGGTTTCCAAACCGTTGTTGGTATTAGTTTTCAAATGATCAATCATTTCAATATTATAGAAATGTGCATATATCAGTTATTTTTACTAATGTTtagttagtttagaaaattatacAGTTTGAGATTTTGTAGAAATAGTTTAGATAAAAATTGAAATTGTTTAAGAAAACATGCTGGCATATTTACATGTTatctgtttaaaaaatatataatatatattgaaaatgatTGTGAAAATGAAACATAAGCATTTTGTAAAATcgtttttcaaataatatatatttaaaagatgtgTAATTTTGGGCCTTGCTGGATACGATAcaacagaaaacaaaaattattcaaaagtGCAAAACAGCCTTTCCCCGTTTCTTCATTTccagttttgatttatttatgaattattcTTGGATTCACCccctaggttcaccaaccaataggattatgttatttcaaatttgatatcttttataaaaggaaacaaaatattatcaaattatattatgtttttaaaataaaaagataaaaaataaaaataatagtaattacaaaaaaaaatatttttaagtcgtcaggaaaaaaactaaaccctaaatcctaatccctaaatccgaaaccctaaacccttggataaaccataaatctttggataaatcataaactctaaattaaaaacattaaacactaaaacactcaagggtttaagattatagtgtttagtgtttttgatttaaaatttatgatttatccaagggtttaggatttatccaaggatttagggtttgcccaagggtttaggatttacccaagggtttaggatttatccaagagtttagggtttcagatttagggtttagggattaggatttagggtttagtgttttgctgacgacgttaacaatatttaaaaaaaaaatctttttttttgtaactactattttttctacctttttattttaaaaacataaaataaaatgataatattttgtttctttttttaaaagatattaaatttgaaatagcacaatcctattggttggtgaacctagaggttcaccatAGGGGGTCATAgtcaaataaaaagttaaatattattatttccgTCAGCATACACGGCAAAACTCGCATTATATAAGGCCTACCGAAGTTGCAGAGagacacagacacacacacacacaagagatagagagagagagagagactatcATCTTTCCCAAATTTCGATTTATTATTTTCTCGAATATTCcagcaaaaaaataaagaaataatgaATTCAGAATCGTTAGAAAATCTCCACCGACCACTGATTGAATCATCGAAATCGTTCATCGACTACCGGCTCGAGACTGTCTTAACCGACCGAGAACTGCCGTACCTCCGCCGGATCTACCTGGCGATGATGATAGAGATGAAGTTCCTCTTCCACCTTGCCGCTCCGGCGATCTTCGTCTACGTCATCAACAACGGAATGTCCATTCTCACTCGTATCTTCGCCGGCCACGTAGGCAGCTCCCAACTAGCAGCCGCTTCACTCGGAAACAGTGGTTTCAACATGTTCACTTATGGACTTCTGGTAATAACAGTCTCCTCTGAATCTTAACCGGTTTCTAAACCGATCTGTTGTAACTTAAACTTAATCTAAACCGGTTACTCAACTGATCTACTGCAATTTGCAACGTAAACCGAATCTAACCGGTTCTATTGAAACTTAAACTGAATCTAACCGGTTCTATTGCAACTTAAACGGAATCTAACCGGTTTTGTTGATTTCTGTTAATAACGATTTCATCTCTAAACCGGTTTCTTAACCGATCTATTGCAACTTAATCTGAATCTAACCGGTTTTGTTAATTTTCCGGTTATGTAGCTCGGTATGGGAAGTGCGGTGGAGACGTTATGTGGACAAGCGCATGGAGCTCATCGTTACGAGATGCTCGGCGTTTACCTCCAAAGATCAACGGTGGTTCTCATCATCACCTGTCTCCCGATGTCGCTCCTCTTCATCTTCTCGAAGCCTCTCCTCAACACACTCGGCGAGCCAGAACAAGTCGCGTCAATGGCTTCCGTCTTCGTCTACGGCATGATCCCAGTGATATTCGCCTACGCGGTTAACTTCCCCATCCAGAAGTTCCTCCAAGCGCAGAGCATCGTCACGCCGAGCGCTTACATCTCCGCCGCGACTCTGGTCATTCACCTTGTCCTCTCGTGGATCGCTGTGTATCGACTAGGGTTCGGTCTCTTGGCTTTGTCTTTGATCCATAGCTTGTCGTGGTGGATCATCGTTGCCGCTCAGATTGTGTACATCAAGATGAGTCCGAGATGTCGCCGGACGTGGGAAGGTTTTAGCTGGAAAGCTTTTGAAGGTCTTTGGGACTTTTTCCGGTTATCGGCGGCTTCAGCGGTGATGCTCTGCCTAGAGTCGTGGTACTCTCAGATTCTTGTTTTACTCGCCGGACTTCTCAAGAACCCTGAGCTTGCTTTGGATTCTTTGGCTATATGGTaacttttaaaactctaaaatctcattagataataacattaattaaattgcaaaaaataacattaaattgCAAAACAAGATATTAAATTGAATATCTACGTAATTAGCTGTTTTTTTACATATCTGTTTTCATATATGATATACATTATAAATTAAGTATACAGTATTTAGCAATGAATTTGAACATGGGATTTTGTCGTATTAAGATAGACAAAAGTAATTATTGCAAAAGGTGtgaatttaaaacaaaattatttccaAGTTCAGAAATTATCAATGAATGTGAAGATAGTTATAAATAATCGCATTAAAGCGAGACAGATGTGGTTATTAACAATTAAATAATTGTAAGTGTTATGATTTCATTTTCAATGAGGAGTCGAAAAAGACAACACGGCTCCTCCTCGTCACGTCATTTTCTTAGTCAGTAGAGACCATAGAAAGCTCCTTGAGCTTCTGTCTTCACTTTTGTCGCTTTCTAAAGAGTTTCAAACTGCATGGCGTTTCCAATGAGTAAAACAGCATGCACTTATGGGCCTCCTTAACACATATTATCAAATTCCtcatcaaattttgtttttcttttccagcATGTCAATTTCTGCAATCTCGTTCATGGTCTCCGTTGGATTCAACGCAGCTGCAAGGTTGGTTTATTTTCCcctcaaaaatataaataaatcttATTCCTTGCTGTTATTAATAATAACGTTTCTTGGTTGGTTTTCAAATTTATGAATAGTGTGAGAGTAAGCAATGAGTTAGGAGCTGGAAACCCAAGAGCGGCTGCGTTTTCAACGTTTGTAACGACAGGAGTATCATTACTGCTAGCGGTTTTTGAAGCCGTTGTGATCATGTCGTGGCGAAATGTCATCAGCTATGCGTTTACTGATAGTCCTGAGGTGGCCGAGGCCGTTGCGGATTTATCTCCCTTTTTAGCCATCACCATTGTCCTCAATGGAGTTCAGCCTGTTTTGTCAGGTAAAAAAGAAACCCAcaattaaattaaatcaaatcaaattttagtTGATTATAcctttaattattaattagttttaagattttaaactaattttgttGATAAAAACTTTTAGGTGTGGCTGTTGGGTGTGGATGGCAAGCATTTGTGGCGTACGTTAACATTGGTTGTTACTACGTTGTGGGAATTCCGATTGGGTTCGTACTTGGTTTCACCTATGACATGGGAGCAAAGGTAAATATACTAATCagtatttaattttgtttacgtGAATGTACCTATGAAATAATGATGATAAATGAAAATAGCTAAATGTGTTTGTAATGATTGATTGGTACAGGGAATATGGACAGGGATGATTGGTGGCACATTAATGCAAACCATAATCCTAGTGATTGTTACCTTTAGAACTGATTGGGATAAAGaggtatataaaaaaaaaacattttctatgcTTTTATGTGAAGTGTTAGGCATCGATCTTGGTATGCTTTAGTATAGAGATGGACCATATGGTAAagcttttttttcaaatcatttaGGTGGAGAAAGCTTCGAGCCGACTGGACCAATGGGAAGAGAGCCGTGAGCCGCTTCTGAAACAGTAAACAATGGACAATATTTTTGAGAGAGAATCACATGAAAGATGGCAATTTAATtgatagaaaacatattttttcaaTCGAAAAATGTATGTTGTTTTGTTGATTAATGActcggaaatttatttatttattcctgGAAAAGGTGGGAGAGGACAGAAAATTGTAACCAGTATTTCGGTGTGAGAgtgaatatatgtatttttttcttaaagagAATGACTTTTTTCACCAATTTAcgttagttttgttattttataattacgtcAAAAATGTCCTTTTATTGCATTGCATACATCTATTTTCGATGAGTAATCGGAAAAAGTGGGGATCTTCTTCGTCTTTAAGTGGAAGGAAGGAGAATTTACTAATGTGTTTCGAATGGTAAAAACAGTTCAATCGGGACAGATCATGCAGATCAATCGGGACAGATCATGCAGATCAAACAGGACAAATGCAGATCAAACGGGACAAGTGCAGATCAAGCGGATCATGCAAGAAAAAAAGCAAATCAAAccgattaaataatttattataacttatgaataacaaaatcaattcaaaattataaatcatatattaaaaaaaataaaaataacacctagatatctaaacaaatatctTAAATGTTATAAGATCGGCCGAAATACCTgtaaatggtttataaaatacttatactttttttattttctttttaggtGATCAAGATTTTCTTGAGAGAACCGGTAGGTTACACTAATATTGAACTTTTGATTAAATTTACCACCAAAAAACTCTTTACCAGTGGGTGTAAGATATTTGAAACGGTAATTAGtcataaaaattatttgatcgTACAACTCAATAAATACACGTTCTCGGTTAAGATTTCATTTAAAATTGTCTTCTCTCAATAGATTTACAAAATTTCAATCATTTAtctatatattaactattttaaaaaataataaaaaaaatattaactactTACCCTTGTTGATATTTATGTAGGAAGATTTATATCTTCTTCCTTTGAAAATATTGTGTTTTGTCGGCGATTGAACGTCAtgcttataattttaaaacaaaacaaacattattagtGTAAACTATATAGCTTGAACTAATCattgtatattatttataaaatcagataaatatattttaaagtcaAGTGCttgtaacaaaattatttattatcaaaaagaaaagaaaaaaaagcagatcaaccttttagttttttttttaactcatcaACTACTTTCCGGTACACTGTTTTATCAGACACAACCTGATGTTTCAGTCGTAATGGCACTACAAATAGAACCTATGAACATTAGACACAAAATCGAAAGTTTCCTTTGCTATTCTGTCAGCCGTTTTATTTCCTCCTTTTGGATAATAACTGACCTAGAGGCTCTGAATCTGTGACAAAGATTGGCGGATCACCTCTATTGTAGGCTGCAACATTGGCCAAACTTCTTCTACTCAATTTATCATCTTGACTAGGGTCAGAGAGTCAGACTCAAATATAATATTCTTGTAACCAAAGCCTGCTAAAGTTTCTGCAGACCATTCT
The nucleotide sequence above comes from Brassica napus cultivar Da-Ae chromosome A9, Da-Ae, whole genome shotgun sequence. Encoded proteins:
- the LOC106419146 gene encoding protein DETOXIFICATION 37; the protein is MNSESLENLHRPLIESSKSFIDYRLETVLTDRELPYLRRIYLAMMIEMKFLFHLAAPAIFVYVINNGMSILTRIFAGHVGSSQLAAASLGNSGFNMFTYGLLLGMGSAVETLCGQAHGAHRYEMLGVYLQRSTVVLIITCLPMSLLFIFSKPLLNTLGEPEQVASMASVFVYGMIPVIFAYAVNFPIQKFLQAQSIVTPSAYISAATLVIHLVLSWIAVYRLGFGLLALSLIHSLSWWIIVAAQIVYIKMSPRCRRTWEGFSWKAFEGLWDFFRLSAASAVMLCLESWYSQILVLLAGLLKNPELALDSLAICMSISAISFMVSVGFNAAASVRVSNELGAGNPRAAAFSTFVTTGVSLLLAVFEAVVIMSWRNVISYAFTDSPEVAEAVADLSPFLAITIVLNGVQPVLSGVAVGCGWQAFVAYVNIGCYYVVGIPIGFVLGFTYDMGAKGIWTGMIGGTLMQTIILVIVTFRTDWDKEVEKASSRLDQWEESREPLLKQ